A region of the Falco rusticolus isolate bFalRus1 chromosome 6, bFalRus1.pri, whole genome shotgun sequence genome:
GAGAGTAAAATAGAAGGGAGCAGCAGAACGAGTGataaaggcagaagagaagaggGAGCAGGACAGAAGAATAGAATGCAGAGCTATAGGGAATCAAAACACGATGGGTTTGTATGGCAAGgtttgggaaggaggaggaaaaggaggagaaagaagaagcagcaagaagaaacaACGTGTGATCAACTGACCGCAGCTGCcgttccccatccccctgcggGGAGGAGACAGGGAAATCGGCAGTAAAGTTAAGCCCCGTAGAAAtgggggctggagggaaggTGTTCTGAAGATTTGCTTTTCCGGCACGTTCTCCTGCTCTGACTTGACTGCTAATCAATCGCGCTGATTTCCCCAGGTTCAGTCTGTTTCGCCCACGGAGGTAATGGCGGAGTGACCTCCCCATCCTTGTGCCCACTCGTGAGCTTTTTGTTATATTCTGGCCCCCCTGTCCAGCGGAGGAGGGGGAGCGGTAAGAGCAGCTTCGGTCCAGCCCGGGTCACCCCCACACAAAATCACAGCggcacagggaaggggagggggggcagaggaggggcagggggcgcCTGGGGCACACAAGAGGGGAGACAGGGTCCCACGGACCAGGACTCACCACAGCTCTCGCTTTGGTACGGCTGCGAAAATGTGCCAGTTCAGACGCgcctttccccctctcccctccctccctccctcccgcagAACGCCGGCCGCTCGGCTCCCCCACCCCCGGTAACCCCCGGGTGTCTCACAGCTCTTCCTCGCAAGACGCGGCCTCCCGGACACGGCGCGTCGCTCCCTCGCGCACCGGGGGCCGCCCCAGGCTGTGGGTGACACACGGACCCCGCGGGTGACACACGGACCCCGCTGTGCACGCTGGCACccggctgctgcggggctggtCCCCCCCCACCGCAGGGCCAGGCCCTCTGTGCCcgcagcaggaggcagctgctgcccgcCTGCCCTCGGGTTCCTTCTCCTTCGCCTcgccccggccggcccggcTCCTGCCCACACCGGGCCGtgcccccgctgccctcccGCACCCGCGCCGCGGGGGGCGAGGCCGGGCAGGGACAACCCCCGCCAGCCCGAGGCGGCGCGGCCCCCGGCAGAGGGACAGAAGCGCAGGGGGCCGTGACCGGCGCCGCTCGGCCCCGCCCGGAGCCGCTCCTGCCGCAGGCCCTTCCCGAGCGGCAGCGGGGGGCCGGCTGGCCGCCGCCACGGCAGCGCCGGGggcacctggggctggggcccGGCTGCGGGGGAGATGCTgcagcgggggcagcggcgcggggcgagcggggccgcGGCAGGCTCGGGGGTCTGGCGAGCTGGGGAGGCGCCGGCGCCCGGGGGGCGGCCTCCTGcttccccgcctccccccctcagcccccggACCCTCCGGGGCTCCCGCACCCGGCTCGCGGGCGGCTGAAGCTTCCCGTGCCGCCCCCCGAGGCGGCCGGCGGGCAGGAGACACCCCCACGCCCCCCGCAGGGTCCGCTCGCCTCCCCCGCGCTCCTGGCACCGCCCCGGCGCGCCGccatgctgctcctgcagcgCTTATGCCGCGCCGCAGGGGCCAGCGCTGGCCGCGAACGTCGGGCTGCAGTTCTGCACGCCGAGCGCCCGTCTGCGGCTCCGTACCGAGAGGCAGCAGCGGGCGCCGCGGCACCACCCCGCAGGCAGCGCGGGATCGCGGTGCCGTTAACGGCGACCGGCAGCGCCGAGGGGAGGTGCCACCGCGCATGCTCGgcgccagggctgcagcaccgATTTTTGGCCGCCGGGTCACAGCAGCAGCGCTCCCCCAACCGGGtggctgcagtacccaattttTTGTCGCCAGGTGGCAGCAggtccccaccagccctgtgctgagcaCCGGCCGGGCGAGCACTGGGCCGGGTCTCAGCCCAGTTTACACCACCGGGCCCCGGGAGTGCTCGCTGCGGCTGCGGGGtgcccttccccctgccctttGCCCACTCGCAGCCCGGGCATTCACACTTATTGCCTCCGTATGCAAAAGCATCTACGTGCCTCAAGCATTTCAGTCCTTTGCGTCTGACGGCTTTAACAGTCGGGTGGTTCTTTGTGTCCATGCCCCCACCCCATTACCAAGGGAGAAGCCGCAGCACAAGGAACCGGTGGCACAAGTAGGGGGTGCGGTGTCTCCTACGGTTAAGTCCCAGCGATTGCTGTTGTTCCAGGAGAAATTCACACACACGTGGGTACCACTGGGCTTGCTTTAGTCACAGCTCAGAGCCGGGCTGCCACCccagtgagtggcagagaaccaagcgatacagcacagcttatatacactTATCAAACCATTAGTCAACATCTGAAGTTTGTAGCAGTTTCCTTTGGTCCTGTCAGTTCTGCAAATCCATCGCCTGACTGTCCCAGGTGATTCATCTCCTCGGCTCCAGGCTCTGCCTTGGCTCCAGGCTCCTCCTCTGATCgtgatcttctttctgccaaCTTTAACTCACACGCTCCTTCAATTCCTATTCTCATatactaatttttctaaaaCCACCTGTGTTTCTAAGAGCACCTGTGTGCACAAATTGACcatctgttgtttctctgttctcccactGACTAACTGGCctgggttttaaaccagccttgaaATAGGGCTACGCTAGGGAcgaggcctggttctgccacttAGCTGCTTCggcactttaaatttcttagttaagaatacattttctttaacaacaTGAGCAATACTCTTACATGACAATGTGTGTTTGCCAATATTGGCAGAGGCTAAAACTCCTAACACTTTCCTTCTTACCTATAATATGAGCAGTTATTTCAATTAAGGAAGAATAATGACCCTGAAAGATAGTCTTAACATTATTATTAAAGATCAGTTTAGAAAAACtcagctttaatattttttcttgctaattttccttctaataatcatttcatagaatcactgaatggtttgggttggaagtgaccCCAAAGACCCcccagttccagccccctgccacgggcagggtcacctcccccagcccaggctgctcccagccccgtccagcctggccttggccactgccagggatggggcaccctcAGCTGCCATGGGCAACGTATTCCAAGTCTCACTAGCCTCACtgtaaagattttcttcctaatacctaacataaatctcccctctttcagtttaaagccgttacccccttgtcctatcgctaaAGGCTCgtgtaaaaagcccctctccagctttcctgtgggCCCCCAtttaggcactggaaggtgCCCAGggccttctctgctccaggctgaacagccccagctctcagcctgtccccacaggagaggtgttccagcctctgatcatcttcggGCCCCTCCTgtggactcactccaacagcTCCAGgtccttatgttgggggccttgagtggagtagagggggagaatcacctcaGCCTGTTGGCCAGGCTTCTTTGattgcagcccaggattcagttggctggctgagctgccagtgcacattgctgggtccTGTTGAGCTTCTcgtccaccaacacccccaagttcctcctgctcagggctgctcccaatccgttctctgcccagcctgtgtttgtgcttgcaATTGCCCcgacccacgtgcaggacctggTACTTGGCCTTGGTGAACATCATGAGGTTTGCACGgtcccacctctcaagcctgtcaaggtcccaCTGGGGACTCCTACTACTGGTAGCAGAGATCTTCCGTTCTGTTCAATTAAGTTTGCAGGGTCTTGGAAAATACCTAAACCAAACTTCAGCACCTTTGTGAGAATGCTCACACCTACCAGCAGATAGCTGGTAATAAGCCATATTAAAGTACATTCTCATCtgattttgctttggtttaggAGAACTTAGGCTGGACTTAGAGTTGACTTAGGGACCTTAGGCTCGACTTGGGGACCTTTGACTCAACTTAAGCTCAACTTAGGGACCTTTAGCTCTACTTAGGCTTGACTTAGAGACCTTAGGCTCGACTCAGAGTCAACTTAGAGACCCTAGGCTTGACTTAGAGACCCTAGACTCAACTTAGAGACCTTAATTTCAGCTTAAGCATAATTTACAGGCTGtagcacaagtctgatggggagcggctgaagggagctgggggtgttcagcatggagaggaggaggtttggggggggccttattgctccctacaactgcctgaaaggacGCTGTAGGCAGCAGGGTTTGGTTTCTTCTGCCAGATAACATGCGACAGGGCAAAggaaaatggcctcaagctgcaccaggaaAGGTTTAGACTGGACGTTAGGAAAAGATTCTTCACAGGAAGGATGGTCAAGCatcggaacaggctgcccagggaggtggtggaatcaccggccctggaggtgtttaaaaaatgcatagatgcagtgGTTGaggatatggtttagtggtgggcttggcgGTGCTGGGTTAACGGTGGGACTTGatgatttcaaaggtcttttccaacctaaatgactctatgattccCCCTGGCCCAGAGAAATGTAAATAGACAGCATAAATACGCAAGACCAAAAATGGAAGACAAGCAGGCATTTGTGGGAAGcagaagaaggaggaaataaaatacaggggTGGACCGGGACTGGCTTTAGgtaaggaaaaagcagagagataGCTGCATAGGCAGCAGTCTTCATAAGGCATCTAAATATCCTGAAATAAGAGCTTATCTATGAACAAGTTGTCTGCATGTACTGAAACAGGCAGGGACCGGCTGTTGTAGCACAACATGCTTCCAAAAATGGCCAGCCTTCACTTCCAGGTACAACCTGTTGGCTGGTTCTGCTGCCAGGGTAGAGGAATCACTACACATAGGTTTGCAGCTACTATACACATAATGTCCTGTCCCAGCAACAGGAGGTGCCACTACTCATACCAAAGGAGTAGATCCTTGGCCTAAAAAATTCAAACCACTTACATCTAGCTAAGAAGTCATGGGTCAAGTCTAGGATGGAAAGAACAGCAATGTCAGAGAGACAAAAGATAAAGGGTAGAGGTGAGGAAGGGAACATGTAGAACTCTGTCCAAATATAAGCAAGACCATACGGAATGCAATTCTAGCAGTTTTCTAAATCACAGCTGCTTGGCTTGGCAACTtaattacttctattttttattttttttaagtgctctGTAAACATAAACAGGTCACATCCATTCACTTTCAATTTTACCATCATATGTTTAATCAAGAAAACATACtagaaggaagaacataagaaCTTAAGACAtcaaaaaatcatttaaatgcATGCTGTGGAACCTGTAAGCTCTGCTTAGTACTCAGCCCATtgatatttatttgttttttgtaaacTAGGTTAGTAGCTGCTTGCATATTCATATGATGGATTCAGCATTATTTCAAGTAAATTGCCTTTGTTACCTTAATACTGTATCTTTAATACTACAATGATACCTCAGCTCCTGCTACAACATTGACTTTCAGTGCTGTTTAATCAAGTTTCCATGAACTGTTGAAGTATATTTAAGGCAGAGTGCTGAGCATTAACCtgagcatcttttcttttttttttttccctccagataACCTAGAAGCTAACCAAGTCTCTAGTTCTACATTAAAGCAGTTTGGGCTCTGGTAGAGTTGACAGAGGCTATTAGGAGAGGTCTCAGATCGGCTGACAATGGGTAAGATTCATTAATATTGTTCTCTTTGGTCTGTTCACAATATTACAGGTGAGAAGCTGAGTAGGCTACGACACTTACCTACTGCCCAGGGATTGCTCCCACATTATAGTAGTCTCCCCAAATTTGTTTTGTGGCCCTACTGCTGCATCCTGACACGCGGCTGGCCCCTTTACTCATGTTCCAACACAGTGTGTGGCTTAGTCTGGGATTCTGTTTACTCCATCACACACATTTCTTGCACTGGAGCTTGCCAAATAAACGCTTCCAGACACTGGTTCTAATTCTGTGGCAGAATAATACACAGTCTGTGCAAAAGGAGGCAGTATTTTATGTAGATGAACTTCTAGTTGCTCAGCAGCCGGCTTTGTCCCTTTTCCACATCTTTGAAGTTGGCATTGGATTCATTTTTCTATGCGTGTTTTCAACACTAgtctttttttcatcattacCACTGTCCCAGACTTTctcaaagcagctgaaagcagcagggtACAACAAAGGGAACAGCTTGAGGCACTTTGCTACTGACAGTGCAAGCATGGCTGTGCAGCTCTGTCCTGGTACACCTTTGTAAAATACGCTTGGCAAGAGCTTCAGCAGAGTCCTCATAGGCTGCTTGGTATTGCTGGGGGAAGTGGAGAGAAATCCCCTGCCAGTCAACAATTTGATTTTCTGCCTTCTCGGTATGGAACTTTACTCCTCACCAGCACAATGTATTAAAAAGACTCCTTAATTCCCCATGCAAAAGGATGTTTATCGTTCTTgcttctgcagaggaaagatAGGCACAGGGACACGTAAACATCCCCACTATTGGGAATGTACTGGATAAAACACAGTCCGGTGAATTCAGAAGGCCAAAGGcaaaaacaaaaattgttttagGGAGTCATAAATGAGGATAAGCATGCAATCTGTGGGACATCTTGCTGGACTTGGGAAAGgactttcctgtcttttctgtagGGCTGCAAGCCTCACTGCCAAATCCAGAGGAAACCGTGTAAGAAATCGGCGAGGCTTAGACACCTATTGTCTTACTGAGAAACAAACTCCTTTTGTGTAAAATAATAAGCTGTTAAGTGTCCTCCCCTCTTTTGAGAGCAAGCAGCGCTTATGCAAAGTGTATGCAATAGATACAGCATAGTTAAAATACCTCAGATGATCAGAGGCTAAACAGAAGTAAATTCAGCtgagaaattaaagaaaactcGACTGATCAATGAAGGCACAGTTCTAGAAAAGACTAAATTAACTCCCGATTTGACAGAACATTCTTATCACCATTGTGTCACACCTTTAACTCATTTTGTTAAGAGAAGTAGTGAACTTTTCTAAAGTCTCTTTGAAGGACTTGATCAAGTAGGCTCCCAGTTCATTGTTCGTCTCCTGAACAGCTGCGTCATAACTGCCAAAGAGCGGAGTTGAAGCCTTCATATCCTCCCTGTTTGCTTGGAGTAAAATAAGGTTAAGCTCCTCTGCTACACTTTCATATTTTTGGTGGTCAAATCTGCAGAGACTGGCATCATCAATCGGGTAGGTGATGCCAGCAGGGTAGCAGTCCCTTGGAACTGGGAACTCCACATTCTTCAGCATTGGCAGCTCACAGAGAAATGTGAAAAGACGTTTAAGTGCTTGGGATGACAGTGGGTTTCCAAGAAACTTAAACTCCTGTAGTCTCTGGCAAGGGCTTAAACCTAATATCAACATGTAGACGTGAGTGTCTTGGATGTTACAATCCTCCAAGGTAAGACTCCTGAGCACTGAAGAGGAACGGCTGAGAAGCTTAAAGAATATCGATGGGTAAAGGTCAGGTATATTATGACCACTCAGGTCCAGGGCTTCTAAGTGATTAGCATGGAAGCTGTTGGCTAAATAGGCCATATCAGCATGGTTCAATGAGCAGTTAGAAACATCCAGCATCTTCAGTGGAGTTTTTAGTGGGCTGCagaataaaagagagaaaaacttTTAAGGCATAAAACATTGAAAAGCTACAGTTACAAGATTTCATGCAACTATCCACATTATGAATACAACCATCTGCCACATTCATTATTCTTTCTAAACTCttttgagaaacagaagcatGTGCCAACAATGATGAGTATATTTCCCTCCTGAAATCAGTTCCATGAATTAGCTCCTACTTTACATGACTCCAGCTGTGTTGTTTTAAGGGGGATTAACTTGGTAACATTCTCTGTGTCTATTCTGTAACCAGTTGTATGTTGACAGGAGTCTGTTACTTGCTGGATTAATAGCAGATCGTAACTACCATAAAAGCATTGGTGGTTGCTGCTTGTAGAAACCTCTTATAATTCCAGAGATTTAGATAATTTCTAAGGAAGGATTAATTCCAATATGAAAGCCGATCAGTATTCTAACAAgacatctgcttttgtttctagttttgtttttaaatgctcaAGAGGTTACGCTGTATTGTTCTGGAGTTGCAAAGAGACCTTCTGATGAAGCAGAAGGTTGTAAGAAGTGTACCTGAAATTATGTGCAAATATTCTAGCTGAATATAAAATAGTTCTGacagatgaaaatgaagagaaCCCTTTCACACATACTAAATCTTAGTGAGACTTCTGCCACAGACCTCAGCTGGATCAAGGTTAGaaatttgtaatttatttccatCAATATAAGCAGTGTGCCATTcacaacttttaaattaaacGTCTTTTTTGTACAGGAGGAATTTTAGATCAGGGTTATTTGTCTGGATGAAAGTTTTGTctgccttgggtttttttagatgcTCTGAAAAGCCCACAGTTAACTTATTTCCTGCTCAAATATGAACACTGTTCACTGGCAACTTGTTATCTTTTAAAGAATTGCCAATTTTCCCCAGGAATTAATCATGAATATTCATACATTAGTTTAATTTGCATCAGAAAAGCATCAGATCTCTCTTCCCTTGACGTCAACAGAGACAACAAACATAAAAGATTTGAAACCGAAGTCTCAAATCAGTCTGCTATCCCCCCTGCCTAcctaaaaatacagtatctgtGGAATCAGTATATTTACTGCTTGTTTTTTTAGAAGACAAGAATTCACTAGAGACCCTGAAAAAATACTTGTCATATGGCTAAGTTCTTGCACCAAAGGCCAGCCCAAGCTGATTGAGGTCTAAGCTCAAGAATGTGCCAAATCAAAAATGTTTGGGTGTACCCCTCTCTTACGTGGTAGTGAAAACTATATTCTCCTCATACTCATCAGATGGGCTCTGGAAGAGCCAGGTCTTCTATGTGTGTTAGGTATATGTTGGCTTCCCATTCTCCCcaagaaatactgtttcctaGCTTCCTGCTGTCCCTTCTCACACACCCCCTGAGATATACTCACTTCCCCTTATTCTCAGATTCTCAGCTTGCTGGTGGCACAAAGGGCTGTTCTTTACGGTTTGACTGGAAGCAGGATGACCAAATTACCTGAGCAGTTTCTGTATTCTTCCTGTGAGTATAGAAAATGGCATGCTCAGCTCCGTCAGCTGCGTCATTTCACCCATCTTTTCTCCAATGTTAGTAAGCATCCGTTCATCTGTAGCTGTGAACCTCTGCACATTAAATGTTCGTGCTGGCAAGGTCAAGGACATCAATAGAGGGAAGTGCATGCTGTTGAAGAGTATTTCCAAGTGTTCCATTTCCAAGCGAACATTGTGAACTATTTCCAGTTTGCGCAACAAAGAAGGATCAGTGAGCTTTATGATATAGAAGAATTTCTGCAAAGCCAGGTTGTCAGATCTTAATGCCACACAGCAGATCTTCAGTGGACAATAGCACTTCTTCAACAGGGCCTGCACTACCAGCTCATAGTTCCGCTCTGTAACAAACAAGTCAATTAGCACATCAATACTGATTTCAAAGGTACCTGGATTGCACTCTGTGTGTTGCAGGTGAAGCAGCAGTTCTAAACAAAGCTTAGAGAGCAGCTGTGTCCTGGCCCACCTGCCCATTGTCTTCTTACACTCACAAAACTGAACTTCAACATCTTTTATACCCGTCAGGTCAACCACTTTCAACCTTTTCACGTAGGGAGAAGGATGATTCAGCACATAGTCTCTCAGCCCGGTCAGACAGCTTTCCAAGCATACTAAGCATGTTCTATGGCTCAGGTCTTCCTTGTAGTCCACAGTAGTTCCCAAAAGTTTTCCCATGTTGAAGTCAACAAGTGGCCAGTTCTCTACCAAGTCATGAATCACATCACCTTGCTCCAGTAAATAActggctttaaaaagaagaggaaaaagattaTGGGCAACACTGCTGAGACTCCTTCTGGCAAACTCTGCTTTTGACACGAATGCTTCAGCACTAATGAATCGGAGAGACTTCATTGTTGCTCTGCGCTCCTTGCTGTCACGAGGAGTGACTTTTGCATTTAACTAAAGCTCCTAGTTGCTTATTAccttctatttttatttgcagctgctgtttgctgctaaCAGAAGCCTTGCTGGGAAGGCAGAATGAACATGCTGATCCTCTGCTTTCTATTTTGGAGCTATACTGTGATTCTGCAGTAATTAACTGTGAGATCTTTGGTCAGAGAGGATTTATTCATTTAAACCCTCATATTTATAACAAAGCTAACTCAGCTAAGTACAGACCACTGCCCAGCAGGAACAGTAAGATCAGGGCAGCACACATACATGACAATATTTCTGTAACTTTCCTATGCCATACAAAAAGGCACTCAGGCTTCCAACTTAAACATATAACACGATCTGTATTCCACTTTCTTGTACGAAAAATGATACACTGGGGGTTCCCATGCTGAATTCAGTGGGGAAGGTTTCTCAGTTAGCATCAAGATTCTTCAAACAATTATAGCCATAAGGAAAGACTGAGGTGATACAGTCATTGAGCTACACAATGTCCCTCCCTCTATTTTCCCCTTCCAATCAGCAAGGAGTAGTTAAATACTGTGGCTCCAGTGGAAAAGACACAAGGCTCTAGAAGAGCTCAGAGCCTTAGTGATGGAGACACTTGCCTGTGATAGGAAACTGAGGGTTAAGTACAAGACAAGCTGAACGAGACAGAGCACAGACTTGGAACTTTCTCATAACTTCCCAGACAAGCATCCCATTGCTGTTGCTTTGAGCAACAGATGatctttcctgttaaaaaaatcatggtttAAGCTGGCCGGTCAGTAAAGTGAATAAAAGTCATTACCGATGACTGGGATGAAGAAGGATCAAGTAAAGCAGTCTCTGGGTATGGGCTGTGTAGAAGAATGCTTCAGTAGAGTATGTTGTCCTTGGCTCCATGTTGGCTAGCATGTTAGCCTTGGTCTAATCCAAAAAGAAGAGCCCCTTTCTGCCACATATATGAAACAGATCTATATATGTTcctaataaaaaacaaataccaGCTGGGAAAAGTAGTGTTATTCTACCTGCATATTTGGGTCATAAAGAGAATCTGGGTTTATACCGTGccttcctgtttccttctgtctcgttataaaatactattatttttagtaACAGTAATATTTCCTTCTACTTTGCATACTTCCTTGACTGAATTTGCAGACTTCAGCCAATCATACTCGTGTACATGCATATATGCGTGTAGGCAGTGCGTGCAGTGCAGTCAGCTATTCTGAAATTCCAAAACTGATTTTGCCGGGATCGTATTTCTCTCTGTCTAGATGAACACATACACAGAAGTGCTGGTAATGCACAGCTGTATCCAACTGTAGCTAGATGTCAGATATTAGCTTTGATTGTAAGTTCATGTACTTGCAGGATCCAGAAGTCATGTAATATCCTTAAATCATACAGTTTATTTATCCTCACAGAATCTTGCAAATGTCAGGGGATCAAACACTATGGGGATCTTGCTGCCACTGCTCCCTTGAGACAACAGGGATTTTTATCATAAGTTAAATAGGCCTGCACCTTACTTTAGACTTCATGCATAAGGGAATTAAGCTTGAAGAGCTAATTGCTCTGACTCACTAGTACTCATTTAGGAGCATGCAACCTTTACCTCCAGTTTGCATCAGCTCTGCAATACATTGTTGAAATCACTGGTATTTTTGTCTAATGTTGAACCTGCAGTGTCTGTTGTGCCTGATTAACTGAGAATCTCTTCAGTTTTGATATTCAGTCTCTGCCTCTTTTGGGTGCCTATCCCATTGGATCATATTCCATTTTGCTCTTTTCCCTAACTGTTCGAGATAGTCTTTATTTGCATACAAATGTTATTTGAATGTCACAAATAGCTCTACAGGCAGAAACGCCCTGTCTCAAGCTCCAGTTTGTAGGAGCTGGTGTGACAGTGAACACGGTGGTGAAGTCTTGCTGGTGACAGACTGTAACAGGTGCTCAGAAGGGACTGTTTGCTTGATTTTCAGGGCTTTTAACAGAACTGATGGTTTGGGTGTTCATGCTCTCCTGTGCATTCACATCTTTTGCATCTGGACACTCTTTCATAAGGTCTTCAGATCTGAGAAGTTGGTCTGAAAGAACAGAGTGCATTGCTATcaaacagttttgtttcagcCAGAAGAGATGCTACCTCAAAAGCTCTGCTGGATTACAGTCAATGTGATTTATTCCTGTAATGTGATCTCAGCTGTTTGAACCAGATTCATGAGGTCAGGCTCTGTTGTCCTCACACTGGGCTTAGATTTCTGTCGTGAGAAATCTTACTGACAAATGTGTATCACCCTTCccagaaaaaagcagcacagcatggtAGAACAGTGCCAACAAAATAACTTAAAGGTAAACGTTGGCATTCATGTAACGTATTATACCATGAGTTAAGGTGGGATAGAATCTATTTTGTTACTCAAGCAAGTCGCTCGGCAAAAACGTAAGGCAGAAATTTCAATTAGTGACTTGCTTTAAGTAAActcagatagaaaaaaaaaataatttgacaaCTTTATTCATtggacttttttgtttgttgaaatCTAGTTTCTCCAGAAACGATTCtaaaagatggatttttaaaCGCGTCAACCACAGAAGTGTAAAACAACACTGTATGGTGTAAGAAGCTAAAAGACGAAGCCTACCGTACTGACACCCAGTTATGTCACCGT
Encoded here:
- the LRRC14B gene encoding leucine-rich repeat-containing protein 14B, with the protein product MKSLRFISAEAFVSKAEFARRSLSSVAHNLFPLLFKASYLLEQGDVIHDLVENWPLVDFNMGKLLGTTVDYKEDLSHRTCLVCLESCLTGLRDYVLNHPSPYVKRLKVVDLTGIKDVEVQFCECKKTMGRWARTQLLSKLCLELLLHLQHTECNPGTFEISIDVLIDLFVTERNYELVVQALLKKCYCPLKICCVALRSDNLALQKFFYIIKLTDPSLLRKLEIVHNVRLEMEHLEILFNSMHFPLLMSLTLPARTFNVQRFTATDERMLTNIGEKMGEMTQLTELSMPFSILTGRIQKLLSPLKTPLKMLDVSNCSLNHADMAYLANSFHANHLEALDLSGHNIPDLYPSIFFKLLSRSSSVLRSLTLEDCNIQDTHVYMLILGLSPCQRLQEFKFLGNPLSSQALKRLFTFLCELPMLKNVEFPVPRDCYPAGITYPIDDASLCRFDHQKYESVAEELNLILLQANREDMKASTPLFGSYDAAVQETNNELGAYLIKSFKETLEKFTTSLNKMS